In one Carassius carassius chromosome 48, fCarCar2.1, whole genome shotgun sequence genomic region, the following are encoded:
- the LOC132131710 gene encoding uncharacterized protein LOC132131710, with protein sequence MAEVLSEKPSSDFLFSVCSRFHCVSAHSERCLNDHRIEDIHLDHTMKIIQLQIYLFMWSQVTESLTNTAVTLGADVIISCDLDIKEIYWFRQKSSDPPELILRTFSSTEGAAKYENSIFKLKYSVKTNSSLFIRNITADELGVYYCVKTSEPQKFSNGTKIYISNSVYRNQTESKDAPQQETPWRNLTIITSVLLNVLLIIALIGLVKSNTDATGRCKNDSNNLQCAEIDFSMCAGNTRSCPEQSKIVYRQCMM encoded by the exons ATGGCTGAAGTGCTATCAGAGAAGCCCAGCTCTGACTTCCTCTTCTCTGTGTGCTCGAGGTTTCACTGTGTTTCCGCTCACAGTGAGAGATGTTTGAATGATCACAGAATAGAAGATATTCATCTGGATCACACGATGAAGATCATCCAGCTTCAGATCT ATCTGTTCATGTGGTCTCAAGTCACAGAGAGTCTAACAAACACAGCAGTAACTTTAGGAGCTGATGTGATTATAAGCTGTGATCTTGATATAAAGGAGATTTACTGGTTCAGACAGAAATCATCAGATCCTCCAGAGTTGATCTTACGCACTTTCAGTAGCACAGAAGGAGcagctaaatatgaaaacagcaTCTTCAAACTCAAATACTCAGTGAAAACTAACAGTAGTCTGTTCATCAGAAATATCACCGCTgatgaattaggagtttattattGTGTGAAAACTAGTGAACCACAAAAATTCAGCAACGGCACCAAAATCTACATCAGCA ACTCAGTCTACAGGAATCAGACGGAATCAAAAGATGCTCCACAACAGGAGACACCATGGAGAAACCTGACCATCATCACATCTGTTCTGCTGAATGTGCTTCTGATCATTGCATTAATAG GTTTGGTGAAGAGCAACACTGATGCAACTGGAAGATGTAAAAATGACTCAAATAATCTACAG TGTGCTGAAATAGATTTTTCCATGTGTGCCGGTAACACCAGGTCTTGTCCAGAGCAGAGCAAGATTGTCTACCGCCAATGTATGATGTAg